A single genomic interval of Paenibacillus macerans harbors:
- a CDS encoding MBL fold metallo-hydrolase has translation MLVFFTLICLVVLIAVGFDLFMKLYPPFGGKPSPAEMERYRQSPNYNGKKFEYPLHTQLMAPLPGSLLTALREYLQRKPHLRPDRPLPQVKLDRQAIEGIKEDTVIWFGHSALLLQLGGTRMLLDPMFGPSSFPIKGMGGKRYNQELPFGGLDELPAIDAIVLSHDHYDHLDYGTIKRLKDRVTRFIVPLGVRCHLERWGVAPERISEHDWWDELEFQGVRLACTPARHFSGRGLFSRDGGLWCSWVIATPETRVYYCGDSGYGPHFKEIGEKYGPFDLTLMECGQYDERWIDVHLLPEQTVRAHLDVKGNVLLPVHWGAFTLAMHSWYDPVRRLTEEAGRRGVPITTPKIGEPVKVGASEYPAEAWWK, from the coding sequence ATGCTTGTTTTCTTTACCCTCATTTGCCTCGTGGTGCTCATCGCCGTCGGCTTCGATTTGTTTATGAAGCTGTACCCGCCCTTTGGCGGCAAGCCGTCGCCCGCAGAGATGGAGCGTTACCGGCAGTCTCCCAACTATAACGGAAAAAAGTTCGAGTACCCCCTGCACACACAGTTGATGGCGCCGCTCCCCGGCAGTCTTCTAACGGCTCTGCGCGAATACCTGCAACGCAAACCTCATCTGAGGCCGGACCGGCCCCTCCCGCAGGTCAAGCTGGATCGGCAGGCGATTGAAGGGATCAAGGAGGACACGGTGATCTGGTTTGGCCATTCGGCCCTGCTGCTGCAACTTGGGGGGACGCGGATGCTGCTGGACCCGATGTTTGGTCCCTCTTCATTTCCGATCAAGGGAATGGGCGGAAAAAGGTACAACCAAGAGCTGCCATTCGGCGGCCTGGACGAGCTTCCGGCAATCGATGCCATCGTTTTGTCGCATGATCATTACGATCATCTCGACTACGGTACGATCAAGCGGTTGAAGGACCGGGTGACACGGTTTATCGTGCCGCTGGGCGTCCGCTGTCATTTGGAACGGTGGGGCGTCGCGCCCGAGCGGATCAGCGAACACGACTGGTGGGATGAACTGGAGTTTCAAGGCGTTCGGCTAGCCTGTACGCCGGCCCGTCATTTTTCCGGCAGGGGGCTGTTTAGCCGCGACGGCGGACTATGGTGTTCGTGGGTCATCGCGACGCCGGAGACGAGGGTGTATTACTGCGGGGACAGCGGGTACGGACCCCATTTCAAGGAAATCGGCGAAAAATACGGCCCGTTTGATCTCACCTTAATGGAGTGCGGCCAGTATGATGAACGGTGGATTGATGTCCACCTGCTTCCCGAGCAGACGGTGCGGGCCCATCTGGACGTCAAAGGGAACGTGCTGCTTCCGGTGCATTGGGGCGCGTTTACGCTGGCGATGCACAGCTGGTACGATCCGGTGCGTCGGCTGACCGAAGAGGCCGGGCGGCGGGGCGTCCCGATCACAACGCCGAAAATCGGGGAGCCCGTCAAGGTGGGCGCGTCCGAATATCCGGCCGAGGCGTGGTGGAAGTAG
- a CDS encoding SIS domain-containing protein: MSLTYSEIKGQYKALQQTYDYMLAKRAEFTAFVRAQGVNSVTFVGSGSSYCLSEAASFSFRLRAGLPAVSLAAGDLMLHADRYRPMLAGTLAIAPSRSGSTSEVVEALRLIQSDEKRIPVLAISCMEDSPLSLTADFSLELPWAFDHSVCQTRTVVNLYAANLLLAAFLAGDEALIADMQAAIHQGEAYMARVEDGIRRVCDFTWTNAVVLADGELQGLAAEGAIALTEIAKTQAHAYHLLDVRHGPMVTVGPDTLVIAALSDTGIDHQRNLMRDIKDRGATVIAFADRAAAVPHEIVDLAITTERPLDAAVRGIPFIFIPQIAALTSAERHGINPDQPDGLVAWVKL; this comes from the coding sequence ATGAGTTTGACGTACAGTGAAATAAAAGGCCAATACAAGGCCTTGCAGCAGACTTACGATTATATGCTGGCCAAGCGTGCTGAGTTTACGGCATTTGTTCGAGCGCAAGGGGTGAACTCTGTGACCTTCGTTGGCTCCGGTTCCAGCTACTGCTTGAGCGAAGCGGCCTCCTTCTCCTTCCGGTTGCGCGCCGGACTGCCTGCGGTTTCCCTGGCCGCCGGCGACCTGATGCTCCATGCTGACCGCTACCGCCCTATGTTGGCGGGCACCCTGGCGATCGCGCCGTCACGGTCCGGCAGCACCAGCGAGGTGGTTGAAGCGTTGCGGTTGATCCAATCCGATGAAAAGCGCATTCCCGTGTTGGCAATTTCCTGTATGGAAGATTCTCCGCTTTCCTTAACGGCCGATTTTTCTCTCGAACTGCCGTGGGCTTTTGACCATAGTGTCTGCCAGACCCGCACAGTCGTCAACCTGTATGCGGCCAACCTCCTGCTCGCCGCCTTCCTGGCCGGAGACGAGGCGCTGATTGCCGATATGCAGGCGGCTATTCACCAGGGCGAAGCCTACATGGCGCGCGTGGAGGACGGCATCCGCCGGGTGTGCGATTTCACCTGGACAAACGCCGTTGTACTAGCGGACGGCGAGCTGCAGGGACTGGCCGCCGAGGGCGCGATCGCCCTGACCGAAATCGCCAAGACGCAAGCGCACGCCTACCATCTCCTTGATGTCCGCCACGGACCGATGGTGACGGTTGGACCGGATACGCTAGTGATCGCGGCCCTGTCGGATACCGGCATCGACCATCAGCGCAACCTGATGCGCGATATCAAAGACCGCGGCGCCACCGTGATCGCGTTTGCCGATCGGGCGGCGGCAGTGCCGCATGAGATCGTTGACCTCGCGATCACGACGGAGCGGCCGCTGGACGCTGCGGTGCGGGGCATTCCGTTCATTTTCATCCCGCAAATCGCCGCTCTGACCAGCGCAGAACGCCACGGCATCAACCCGGATCAGCCCGACGGGCTGGTGGCCTGGGTTAAGCTGTAA
- the fba gene encoding class II fructose-1,6-bisphosphate aldolase: protein MPLISSTEMLQAARRDKYAVAAFNVHTLEMLQAVVEAAVEMDSPLIIQSTVGTVKHLGADYLAHAAKTAADRTGLPMALHLDHCTDFPTIIQCIRAGYTSVMIDASMFPFEENVERTSKVMEIAKASGVNVEAELGKVGGVEDDIVVDERQASLADPEECALFIERTGVPTLAPAIGTAHGIYKGRPNIDFGRIARIADRVSVPLVLHGGSGIPAEQIHQAVALGMSKVNIATELRIAFSDAIKGVFAADPEENDPRKYMVPAKEAVKRLAMEKMRLCGSAGKAGKTGTTIAAGKTTATSDTTATSGIVDATGTTGKAGAAR from the coding sequence ATGCCACTTATCTCGTCTACTGAAATGCTGCAAGCGGCCCGCAGGGATAAATACGCCGTCGCCGCCTTTAATGTGCACACCCTGGAGATGCTTCAGGCGGTCGTTGAAGCGGCGGTGGAAATGGACTCCCCGCTCATTATTCAATCGACGGTGGGCACCGTCAAACATCTGGGTGCGGATTACCTCGCCCATGCGGCCAAAACCGCGGCGGACCGGACGGGTCTGCCCATGGCGCTGCATTTGGACCATTGCACGGATTTTCCGACGATCATCCAATGCATCCGCGCCGGTTACACCTCGGTTATGATCGACGCCTCCATGTTTCCTTTTGAGGAAAACGTGGAGCGGACCAGCAAAGTGATGGAGATCGCCAAGGCCTCCGGCGTAAACGTGGAGGCGGAGCTCGGCAAGGTCGGCGGTGTCGAGGATGACATTGTCGTCGATGAGCGGCAAGCGTCGTTGGCCGATCCCGAAGAATGCGCGCTGTTCATCGAACGCACCGGCGTACCTACGCTAGCGCCCGCGATCGGAACCGCCCACGGCATTTACAAGGGCCGGCCGAACATTGATTTTGGGCGGATTGCGCGGATCGCGGACCGCGTGTCCGTTCCTTTGGTGCTGCACGGCGGGTCGGGCATTCCGGCCGAGCAGATCCATCAGGCGGTCGCGCTGGGGATGTCCAAGGTGAACATCGCCACCGAATTGCGCATCGCCTTCTCCGACGCGATCAAAGGCGTGTTTGCGGCCGATCCCGAAGAAAACGACCCGCGCAAATACATGGTTCCGGCGAAGGAAGCGGTCAAACGGCTGGCAATGGAAAAAATGCGGCTCTGCGGCTCCGCCGGAAAAGCGGGGAAAACCGGCACGACCATAGCAGCAGGAAAAACAACCGCAACGAGCGACACGACCGCAACATCCGGGATTGTTGACGCAACCGGAACAACCGGCAAGGCCGGCGCAGCCCGATGA
- a CDS encoding 1-phosphofructokinase family hexose kinase has protein sequence MITTVTLNAAIDRTCYVDRFSLGQVHRVARQVDEPGGKGNNVAKVIRQLGGQVTATGIIAGASGAFIERGLAERGIETAFVHAPGESRVCLNILDESSGSSTELLGQGPAMTETEAAAIKETLHDLAQNSSIVVLSGSLPAGAPENMYAELIGIVRSAGAKAFLDTGGAAFSAGLTASPRFVKPNEQELAGWLGREPRELSEWVRAAQLLADQGIAEVCVTLGSRGAVAVLDGAGYVVTPPAIRPVNTVGCGDAFVAGMAYAEERGDSAADRLRTAAAAAAANAMSAKAGDIDCHLFREYESQVQIIAL, from the coding sequence ATGATCACCACGGTCACACTCAACGCAGCCATCGACCGGACGTGTTACGTCGACAGGTTCAGCCTGGGCCAGGTGCACCGGGTGGCCCGGCAAGTAGATGAGCCAGGTGGCAAAGGCAACAATGTCGCCAAGGTGATCCGCCAGCTAGGCGGCCAGGTCACCGCCACCGGCATCATCGCCGGCGCGAGCGGCGCGTTCATTGAACGCGGCCTGGCCGAACGGGGCATAGAGACCGCTTTTGTCCACGCCCCGGGAGAGTCGCGGGTCTGCCTCAACATCCTGGATGAGTCCAGCGGAAGCTCCACCGAACTGCTCGGGCAAGGACCGGCCATGACGGAGACGGAGGCAGCCGCAATTAAGGAAACGCTGCACGATCTGGCCCAAAATTCCAGCATAGTCGTGCTCTCCGGCAGTTTGCCCGCGGGCGCGCCGGAAAATATGTACGCGGAACTGATCGGCATCGTCCGGTCCGCCGGCGCCAAGGCCTTTCTGGATACCGGCGGAGCGGCCTTCAGCGCCGGGCTGACCGCGTCGCCCCGCTTCGTGAAGCCCAACGAGCAGGAACTGGCCGGATGGCTGGGACGCGAACCGCGGGAGCTAAGCGAATGGGTCCGGGCTGCCCAACTGCTGGCCGATCAGGGAATCGCCGAGGTGTGCGTCACGCTGGGCAGCCGCGGAGCCGTGGCGGTTCTGGATGGAGCGGGGTATGTGGTGACGCCGCCGGCCATTCGTCCCGTGAATACCGTGGGCTGCGGCGACGCTTTTGTGGCCGGCATGGCGTATGCGGAGGAACGCGGCGATTCGGCCGCAGACAGACTGCGCACCGCCGCTGCGGCGGCCGCGGCCAATGCGATGTCCGCCAAAGCGGGGGATATCGATTGCCATCTTTTCCGGGAGTACGAGAGTCAGGTACAAATCATAGCTTTGTGA
- a CDS encoding DeoR/GlpR family DNA-binding transcription regulator, with protein MQYSKGELRRAKTLELIKAHGKISLQEIIEAVGCSEATARRDLDVLEKAGGIIRTSGGAIYEGALTPSAAELPFAAKRDFKRQDKERIAEAAAALVQEGDIICLTGGTTTFFIAKALKKHRNITIVTNAVNIAFDLADAEGIQVVVIGGVMRAKSYELSGPLAENVIDKINITKMFLGVDGVSLNHGFTMHSELEARIAQLMMERSSEVYAVFDQSKLEKSALFTITPLNQVTGVITNKQPEGWFEQACREQQIAVYTPLDHTAPI; from the coding sequence ATGCAATATTCAAAGGGTGAGCTGCGCAGAGCGAAAACGCTGGAACTGATTAAGGCGCACGGAAAAATATCGCTGCAGGAAATTATTGAAGCCGTCGGCTGCTCGGAAGCGACCGCAAGACGCGATTTGGACGTGCTGGAGAAAGCGGGCGGGATTATCCGCACGAGCGGCGGAGCCATTTACGAAGGGGCGCTGACACCGTCGGCGGCGGAGCTGCCTTTTGCCGCCAAACGCGATTTCAAACGGCAGGATAAGGAGCGGATTGCCGAAGCCGCGGCCGCCCTCGTTCAGGAGGGAGACATTATCTGCCTGACCGGGGGAACGACGACGTTTTTTATTGCCAAAGCGTTGAAAAAACACCGCAATATTACGATTGTCACCAATGCGGTGAACATCGCTTTCGACCTGGCCGACGCCGAAGGCATTCAGGTTGTGGTGATCGGCGGCGTAATGCGGGCCAAAAGCTACGAGCTCAGCGGTCCGCTGGCGGAGAATGTGATCGATAAAATCAACATTACCAAAATGTTCCTCGGGGTGGACGGCGTATCGCTGAATCATGGCTTTACGATGCATTCCGAGCTTGAAGCCCGGATTGCCCAACTGATGATGGAACGTTCCAGCGAAGTGTATGCTGTATTCGATCAAAGCAAGCTGGAGAAGAGCGCTTTGTTTACCATTACTCCCCTGAATCAGGTGACGGGGGTAATCACGAATAAGCAGCCGGAGGGATGGTTTGAGCAAGCGTGCCGGGAGCAGCAGATTGCCGTATATACACCCTTAGACCACACTGCTCCTATTTAA
- a CDS encoding ABC transporter substrate-binding protein, giving the protein MRFSKFMLIIAAVCVVFAAAGCAGPSASGGDTSSGTEGKVKLVFWSHQEDAIVNAYKKQISKYQTLHPDVTIEYQTFPYDVYNQKLKASFSANTPPDIAELFGTWVPGYSKNGLLVEIPDSETVQKAYYDAPLGGYLRDGKLYGLPLEYNIENGGMLIHPQMLKEQGFDQPPSTWAELVDYAKKLTVREGNVIKVKGFDFVSSDNITFTFLSLILQQGAGFWGKDGHVNFHTPEAQKAMSALVSLVADDKVADLTTFGGELDTSDYFFRGNSAMTYRGPWTISAGLNNYKVSDFEYVPVPSFTENPPAFAAESGWGLAVAKESKQPEAALEFIRFITEKDNLEEWNTDTFTVPAKKEIAEDPEFLKNNPYMKTSLEILSLGQWIGPVADRDYFFKQVNDHFQLMAGGSLSVEDGLAKIEQAINDNQDQHK; this is encoded by the coding sequence ATGCGGTTTTCGAAGTTTATGCTGATCATTGCGGCGGTTTGCGTTGTATTCGCCGCAGCGGGCTGTGCAGGCCCCTCCGCTTCCGGCGGCGATACATCCTCAGGCACGGAAGGCAAGGTGAAACTGGTCTTTTGGAGCCATCAGGAAGATGCAATTGTAAACGCATACAAAAAACAGATCTCGAAGTATCAAACCTTGCACCCCGATGTGACGATCGAATATCAGACTTTTCCTTATGACGTGTACAACCAAAAGCTGAAAGCTTCATTTTCTGCGAACACACCGCCCGATATCGCCGAGCTGTTCGGCACTTGGGTTCCCGGATATTCCAAGAACGGTCTGCTCGTTGAAATCCCCGATAGCGAAACTGTACAAAAAGCGTACTATGACGCACCCCTCGGCGGGTATTTGCGCGATGGCAAGCTGTATGGTCTGCCGCTTGAATACAACATTGAAAACGGCGGCATGCTGATCCACCCGCAAATGCTGAAGGAACAGGGCTTCGACCAGCCGCCTTCCACCTGGGCGGAACTGGTCGATTACGCCAAAAAGCTGACCGTCCGCGAAGGCAATGTCATTAAAGTAAAGGGTTTCGACTTTGTATCGTCGGACAATATCACGTTTACTTTTCTGTCGCTGATTCTGCAGCAGGGCGCCGGTTTCTGGGGAAAGGACGGGCATGTGAACTTCCACACTCCTGAGGCGCAAAAGGCGATGTCCGCTTTGGTCTCGCTCGTGGCCGACGACAAGGTCGCCGATTTGACCACGTTTGGCGGGGAGCTGGATACCTCCGATTATTTTTTCCGCGGGAACTCGGCTATGACCTATCGCGGCCCTTGGACGATATCCGCCGGATTGAACAACTATAAGGTCAGCGATTTTGAATATGTGCCCGTACCGTCCTTTACGGAGAACCCGCCCGCCTTTGCCGCCGAATCCGGCTGGGGCCTTGCGGTGGCGAAGGAAAGCAAGCAGCCGGAGGCCGCGCTTGAGTTTATCCGCTTCATCACGGAGAAGGACAACCTTGAGGAGTGGAATACGGACACCTTCACCGTTCCGGCCAAAAAAGAAATCGCCGAAGACCCCGAATTCCTGAAAAACAATCCGTATATGAAAACCTCGCTGGAAATTTTGTCGCTTGGCCAATGGATCGGCCCCGTAGCGGACCGCGATTACTTCTTCAAGCAGGTCAACGACCATTTTCAGCTGATGGCCGGCGGAAGCCTGAGCGTGGAGGACGGATTGGCGAAAATCGAACAGGCCATCAACGATAATCAGGATCAACATAAGTGA
- a CDS encoding carbohydrate ABC transporter permease, giving the protein MSVVVPTDKTGKLKSAGKAAGYRAKRRFILISLVPVLLLFGVFAFLPIAWSLGLSVFKYDPLSSKALFVGADNYIRMARDAVFLKSLWVTFKFVTITVLINIVITLLIASAIQRVRIPWLKSLFRTVFFLPTIAPLAGTAIVWSTMFNYNNGLFNILLAKLHMAPIQWLSDPHYALYSVIMMTLWADIGYNIVLFIAGLDSIPDMYYEAAILEGAGRRHIFFHITLPLLRRTLLFVSVTTVVSYFQAFPQFQIMTKGEPFNETRVLALHIYDQAFANSNMGYASAMATVFLMIILLVTLLQLRWGRTQWEH; this is encoded by the coding sequence ATGAGTGTTGTTGTACCGACCGACAAGACGGGTAAGCTAAAATCGGCGGGAAAAGCGGCGGGATACAGAGCCAAGCGGAGGTTCATCCTCATTTCATTGGTGCCGGTCCTGCTCCTGTTTGGGGTGTTTGCGTTTCTTCCTATCGCCTGGAGCCTGGGCTTGTCCGTTTTTAAGTATGACCCGCTTAGCTCCAAGGCGCTGTTCGTGGGGGCGGACAACTATATCCGCATGGCCCGGGACGCCGTTTTTCTGAAGTCGCTATGGGTCACGTTCAAATTCGTAACGATCACCGTGCTGATCAATATCGTCATCACGCTGTTGATCGCCTCGGCCATTCAGCGGGTCAGAATCCCCTGGCTCAAAAGTTTGTTCCGCACCGTGTTTTTTCTTCCGACGATCGCCCCGCTGGCGGGAACGGCCATCGTATGGAGCACGATGTTCAATTACAACAACGGCTTGTTCAACATCCTGCTGGCCAAGCTGCATATGGCCCCGATCCAGTGGCTCAGCGATCCGCATTATGCGCTTTATTCCGTCATTATGATGACCTTGTGGGCCGATATCGGCTATAATATCGTTCTTTTCATCGCCGGGCTGGATTCCATTCCCGACATGTACTATGAAGCGGCGATTCTGGAGGGCGCGGGCAGGCGGCATATCTTTTTCCACATCACGCTGCCGCTGCTGCGCAGAACGCTGCTGTTCGTCTCCGTGACCACGGTCGTTTCCTATTTCCAGGCCTTCCCCCAGTTCCAGATCATGACGAAGGGGGAGCCGTTCAACGAGACGCGGGTGCTGGCGCTGCACATTTACGATCAGGCGTTTGCCAATTCGAATATGGGGTACGCTTCGGCGATGGCGACCGTGTTTCTTATGATCATTTTGCTCGTGACCTTGCTGCAGCTGAGATGGGGACGCACCCAGTGGGAGCATTGA
- a CDS encoding carbohydrate ABC transporter permease translates to MPYKRKYWDGVLIAVLAIAACIMLLPYAWMVLSSLKSNMEIVSGTGGLFPRQPSLEGYRTVFRDAPFVTWLFNSLATSVIITVMTLFTSSLAGYIFAKHRFKGKRLLFILILATMMIPFQVIMIPTYLITAELGLVNHLMAIVLPNLVSSYGVFLAKQFIEEIPQELLEAARMDGAGEFRLMLRIVSPLILPMLSALGIFTFMNSWNNYLWPLIVLNDESKMTVPLALVYFNGTHMVNYNVVMSAAVLITLPVIIVFLIFQKQFIKGLTMTGMK, encoded by the coding sequence ATGCCGTATAAACGCAAGTATTGGGACGGGGTTCTTATCGCTGTCTTGGCCATTGCAGCCTGTATCATGCTGCTGCCTTACGCCTGGATGGTGCTGTCTTCGCTGAAAAGCAATATGGAGATCGTCTCGGGCACCGGCGGGTTGTTTCCCCGGCAGCCCAGCCTGGAGGGATACCGGACGGTGTTCCGCGACGCGCCGTTTGTCACCTGGCTGTTCAACAGCTTGGCGACCTCCGTCATCATTACGGTCATGACCTTGTTCACCAGTTCCCTGGCCGGATATATTTTTGCCAAACATCGATTTAAGGGAAAGAGACTGTTGTTCATCTTGATCCTGGCGACGATGATGATTCCGTTCCAGGTGATTATGATCCCGACTTATCTCATTACGGCAGAGCTGGGGCTCGTCAACCATCTGATGGCGATCGTTCTGCCCAATCTGGTCAGCTCCTACGGGGTGTTTCTGGCCAAGCAATTCATAGAGGAGATTCCGCAGGAGCTGCTGGAAGCGGCCAGAATGGACGGCGCCGGCGAGTTCAGGCTGATGCTCCGCATCGTTTCGCCGCTGATCCTGCCGATGCTGTCGGCCCTGGGGATATTCACGTTCATGAACTCCTGGAACAACTACCTGTGGCCGCTGATTGTCTTGAATGATGAGAGCAAAATGACCGTTCCGCTCGCGTTGGTCTATTTTAACGGAACGCATATGGTTAATTACAACGTCGTCATGTCCGCGGCGGTTCTGATTACATTGCCGGTTATTATTGTGTTCCTGATTTTCCAGAAGCAATTCATAAAAGGCCTGACCATGACAGGCATGAAATAA
- the melA gene encoding alpha-galactosidase — translation MTKISIIGAGSAFTRDIAMDILLIQGLEGGTIALVDIDERRLELARRLVLKIVEMTGKRWEVIASTDRREVIGGSQFVINQIEVGGLETVRYEYEIPLKYGVNQCIGDTLGPGGLFKTLRTLPSWIEIVRDVEELCPDGIILNYTNPMSAVTLLTSRITDLPVVGLCHSIQNTSAQLAEYAGVPYEEMHWRAGGINHMSWFVELTHAGKDLYPVLLEKIKDPELLRQDPVRFDAMKYLGAFVSESSGHFSEYIPYYRKRQSLIDLHCNAGYNGATGFYADNWPIWRKENDEEIVQQLEGTLPLEMRSSNEYAAVIIEAVLNNEPKVIYGNVPNRGLIENLPADGVVEVACLVDRRGVQPTRFGRLPEHLAALCRSNMAFFDLAVEAVLRSDKDMARHALMVDPLTAAVCSLDEIGRMFEELYEAEQGFVPVLK, via the coding sequence ATGACGAAAATTTCAATTATCGGCGCAGGCAGCGCGTTTACCCGGGACATCGCCATGGATATCCTGTTGATCCAAGGTTTGGAGGGCGGCACGATCGCCCTGGTCGATATCGACGAGCGGCGGCTGGAGCTGGCGCGCAGGCTGGTGCTCAAAATCGTGGAAATGACGGGGAAACGGTGGGAGGTGATCGCCTCTACGGACCGCAGGGAGGTCATCGGCGGCTCGCAATTTGTGATCAACCAGATTGAGGTCGGCGGGCTGGAGACGGTTCGCTACGAATATGAAATTCCGCTGAAATACGGGGTTAATCAATGCATTGGCGATACGTTGGGACCAGGGGGGCTGTTTAAAACGCTGCGCACGCTTCCCAGTTGGATCGAGATTGTCCGGGACGTCGAAGAGCTGTGTCCGGACGGCATAATTTTGAACTATACCAATCCGATGTCCGCAGTTACGCTGCTGACTTCCCGCATCACGGATTTGCCGGTGGTCGGCCTCTGCCACTCCATCCAGAACACGTCCGCACAGCTGGCGGAATATGCCGGGGTTCCTTACGAAGAAATGCATTGGAGAGCCGGGGGGATCAACCACATGTCCTGGTTCGTGGAGCTGACCCATGCCGGGAAAGACCTGTATCCCGTGCTGCTGGAAAAAATCAAGGACCCCGAGCTGCTGCGGCAGGATCCGGTCCGCTTTGACGCGATGAAATATTTGGGCGCTTTCGTCTCGGAATCGAGCGGCCATTTCTCGGAGTATATACCTTACTATCGAAAGCGCCAGTCGCTTATCGATTTGCACTGCAATGCCGGCTATAACGGGGCCACGGGTTTCTATGCCGATAATTGGCCGATCTGGCGCAAAGAGAACGATGAAGAGATCGTTCAGCAGCTCGAAGGCACGCTGCCGCTCGAAATGCGGTCGAGCAATGAATACGCGGCGGTGATTATCGAAGCCGTATTGAATAACGAGCCGAAGGTCATTTACGGCAACGTTCCGAACCGGGGGCTGATCGAAAATCTGCCGGCGGACGGCGTGGTCGAGGTGGCCTGCCTGGTCGACCGCAGGGGCGTGCAGCCTACGCGTTTCGGGAGACTGCCGGAGCATCTGGCCGCATTGTGCCGCTCGAACATGGCCTTTTTTGACCTGGCGGTGGAAGCCGTGCTCCGGAGCGACAAGGACATGGCCCGCCACGCGCTGATGGTGGACCCGCTGACCGCGGCCGTTTGCTCCCTGGACGAAATCGGCCGCATGTTCGAAGAGCTGTATGAGGCGGAACAAGGCTTTGTTCCGGTATTGAAATGA
- a CDS encoding carbohydrate kinase family protein → MRSQGAQETKPVVVVAGELNVDIIVSGGDVMPEWNREKMVDGFEVVLGSSSAITACALASLGADVRFVSVVGDDDFGVFCTGELRRMGVNTEHVTRLPGVKTGVTLSFSTPADRGLLTYAGSIPLLTPEHIPDTLLRQARHLHFGSYYLQDGMRAHWLELFARLRADGTSTSFDTGWDVANRWDRDGIGALLAETDLFIPSEDELLHIFPADRVASVLESELPPVAGMVAVKQGSRGASLRRPDGSVISAGPYAVTPVDTTGAGDCFNAGIIYGYLLGRRGEELLRFANACGALSTLGLGGTGSLPTVEAVLRLQAGQA, encoded by the coding sequence ATGCGCTCCCAAGGGGCTCAGGAGACAAAGCCCGTTGTTGTTGTCGCCGGCGAGCTGAACGTGGACATCATTGTGTCCGGCGGGGATGTCATGCCGGAATGGAACCGGGAGAAGATGGTCGACGGGTTCGAGGTCGTGCTTGGTTCCTCCTCGGCGATCACGGCCTGCGCGCTGGCCAGCCTGGGGGCGGACGTGAGGTTCGTCAGCGTGGTGGGGGACGACGACTTCGGCGTCTTCTGCACGGGCGAACTGCGGCGGATGGGCGTTAACACCGAGCATGTAACCCGGCTGCCGGGCGTGAAGACGGGCGTGACGCTTTCCTTCTCTACGCCCGCCGACCGCGGGCTGCTAACCTACGCCGGCAGCATCCCGCTGCTGACCCCGGAGCATATCCCGGACACGCTGCTGCGGCAGGCCCGTCATCTGCATTTCGGCTCCTATTATTTGCAGGACGGCATGAGAGCGCATTGGCTGGAGCTTTTTGCACGGCTGCGCGCGGACGGGACCAGCACGTCCTTTGATACGGGCTGGGATGTGGCTAACCGGTGGGATCGCGACGGCATCGGCGCGCTGCTGGCGGAAACGGATCTGTTCATTCCGAGCGAGGATGAACTGTTGCATATTTTCCCGGCCGACCGGGTCGCCAGTGTGCTTGAGTCCGAGCTTCCTCCGGTGGCGGGGATGGTGGCGGTCAAGCAGGGCTCCAGAGGCGCGTCGCTGCGCCGGCCTGACGGAAGCGTGATCTCGGCCGGGCCGTACGCGGTGACCCCGGTGGATACAACGGGTGCGGGCGATTGCTTCAACGCGGGAATCATTTACGGATATCTGCTCGGCCGCCGCGGTGAGGAGCTGCTGCGATTCGCCAATGCCTGCGGGGCGCTGTCGACGCTAGGCCTTGGCGGCACCGGGAGCCTGCCCACGGTGGAGGCCGTCCTCCGTTTGCAAGCAGGACAGGCGTAG